Genomic segment of Prochlorothrix hollandica PCC 9006 = CALU 1027:
GCCAGGGAGCGGGGTTGGGCCATGACTTTTTGCGCCACATTGAACGCACCCGCATCCTGCTCCATGTGGTCGATCTAACAGGGACGGATCCCCTGGCGGACTACCGCACGATTCAGGGGGAAATGACGGCCTATGGTCGGGGATTGGCCGATCGCCCCTGCATTATTGTCCTCAATAAAACCGATGCCCTAGAGCCGGGGGATCTGGAGTTCTGGCAGGAGGAATTCCAAGCCCTCACCACTGACCCGGTATTTACCATTTCAGCGGTGGCCCAAAAGGGTTTGGATCCCCTATTGCGGGAGGTGTGGCGACAGTTGGATGATCTCAAGGCCCAGGAGCAACGGGAACAAGCAGCCCTGGAACCGGTTCCCCTCGTGTTGAATTTGCCCACCTTGGCTCCCCCAGAGTTGGCCCGATAGACTGGGCAGACAAGGCCGATGGCTCAGGTGCCTACAGGTGCCTAAGCGGGGGTATAAGCCGGATAGCTGGTGTAGCCCTCTGCACCGCCGCCATACCAGGTGGCCATATCCCCCTCCGTGAGGGTCCAGCCCTGGGCGAACCGTTCCGCCAGGTCGGGGTTGCTGATGTAGGGACGACCAAAGGCGATGAGGTCAGCATGGCCCGCCGCGATCGCCGCTTCCGCCGTCTCCTGGGTGTAGCCACAGTTGCCCATGAGGGGACCGGTGAACTGCGATCGAAACTCCGCCAAGGTCATGGGTTCCCCCAAGTCATGGAACCCAAAGGCCAAGCCATCCATGACATGGAGATAGGCCAACCCATAGCCATCCAACTGTTGGGCCACATAGGAGAAGGTTTCCCGATAGTCGGGGGAACCCATGTCATTAAAGACCCCATTGGGGGACAGACGCACCCCCACCCGTTGGGCAGGCCACACCGTCAAGACCGCCTCTAGGATTTCCTGGAGAAACCGGAAGCGATTGGCCAGGGTGCCGCCGTAGCGATCGCTGCGCTGATTGGTTTTAGACTGCAAAAACTCATCGATCAAATAGCCGTTGGCACCGTGGACTTCTACCCCATCAAAGCCTGCGGCCTTGGCCCGCTCTGCCCCCCGGCGGTAGTCTTCCACAATCTGGGGAATTTCCCCGATTTCCAAGGCACGGGGCACTTCATGGGGTAATTTGCCC
This window contains:
- a CDS encoding alkene reductase, whose product is MIASPHLLSPLQLGDLTLKNRLVLAPLTRARAGEERLPNALMAEYYRQRASAGLLISEATVVSPQGIGWPNTPGIYSDAQTEGWQQVTAAVHQEDTPMILQLWHCGRASHSYFQADHQPPVAPSAIAINGDGVHTPEGKLPHEVPRALEIGEIPQIVEDYRRGAERAKAAGFDGVEVHGANGYLIDEFLQSKTNQRSDRYGGTLANRFRFLQEILEAVLTVWPAQRVGVRLSPNGVFNDMGSPDYRETFSYVAQQLDGYGLAYLHVMDGLAFGFHDLGEPMTLAEFRSQFTGPLMGNCGYTQETAEAAIAAGHADLIAFGRPYISNPDLAERFAQGWTLTEGDMATWYGGGAEGYTSYPAYTPA